The genomic DNA TGTCATCGGTGTCATCGGTGACCACTACTTCAACGATCATCCCCTTGCGGGCCCGCATCTGCCTCCGGTTGTTGCTTTGCACGCGGGCAATCAGGGTGACGTCTTCATCGAACGGGATCTCGGCGATGGGTGTCAGCTCGCCGCGTTCCAGGTAGCGGCGCGGAAAGTGGTGGAGCAGGTCCCCCACGGTCTTCAGGCCCAGATGTTTTTCCAATGCCTTGGCGGTGGTCTTGCCGATCCGCCGGTCCAGAGGGAATTCGAGTTCCCCGGGGAGCCTAGAGTCCATGTGCCTTGGAGGTCTCCCCTGCCCCCGGGAAGCCCGGGAAGTCAGGGTTAGGCGTGATGACGGGAAGTTCCCGGGTCTCGTGCCCGTCAGCCGAAAGCTCGGTGATGGACAGGTTCATGGGTTCACCCAGCCGGCGCAGCAGGTCAATAGTGGCGCCGGCGTCCGGCGTGTGCACGTGCACCCGCCAGCGGTAGCCGTCCTCCACGGGGCTGACGGCGCTCATGATCACTGAGTCCCCCATCTCGTCCAGCTGAAGCCGCAGGGTGGCGGCATCCAGCGGGCTGAGGTTGATGGTGCACATCACTTCCACGCCTTCCATGCGGGGCATGTGCGCGTGGATGTGCGGGGCCTGGACGTCGTAGCCGTGCAGCCCGTCCAGGAGTTCCTCCTGCAGCTCCTCTCCCAGTGCCGCCGCGCGCAGGGCATCCAGGATGAGCAGGAAGCCGACGCCGCCGGCATCCACTACCCGTGCTTCGGTCAGCGCATCGAGCTGGTTTTCGGTATCCACGACGGCGGCCAGCGCGGCATCCATCATGGCGCGCAGGGTCAGGGCCAGCCCTGCGTTGCTGTCATCTCCGGTGATCGCGGCTTCACTGTCCGAGGCGGCGTGTGCGGCTGCCTCAAGGACCGAAAGCATGGTGCCCGGAACCGGGTCGCTGAGAACGGACCAGGACCGCAGCTGGGCACGCTGCAGGGCGGCGCCCAGCAGCGGTGCGGAGAGCCGGACGGCGCCGGCGAGGGGCTCGGCCATGGAGGTGAGGAAAACGGAGAAGAGGGTGCCCGAGTTTCCGCGGGCGGATTCCATCGCGGCGCGGCCTGCCAGGCCCAGGAGTTCACCGATGTCAGCGGTGTCGGCCTCGGCCGCCGCTTCCGTAGCCGCACACAGGGTCAGGTACAGGTTGGTACCGGTATCGCCGTCGGCCACCGGGAAGATGTTGATGGCATTGAGGCGGTCGCTGTGGTTGCCCAGGGACACCTCTGCGTTGCTCAACCATCGCTTCAGCGCTTGCGCGTTGGCGGTGATCTTAGTCTGCAAAGTAATCCCGATTCCTGCTTATGGGGCTCATCTGGGCCATCCCGTCCGGTTCCCGCCGTCCTTGCCGCTAACCGTTTATGTCATTAGGAAGCCTACCGCAGGGCACTGACAGACGCCGATAACGATTTGCCGCCGGTTCGGGAGGGAATGTGGAATGGTTGACCCATGCCCCAGAAGCACTATCCGGACATTGCCGCTGCCCGGCACATGCGCGATCCCTATGCGGAGACCGGCCCTAGGAGTTCGCAGGACCGGGCTGCGGATGCTCCCGTCCGCCCCGGGGCACGCCCGAAAGGCTCCAGACGGAAGGACAAAGCGGCTCCGGTTGCGACGCCAAAACCTCCGCAAGATAAGTCGTACCGTCGCAAACGATTCATTGCGCTCCTGATCAGTACAGCAGTTTGTATTTCAGTGCCGGCACTGATTGTGCTGCTAGTGCTCTTTGGCTAAAAAAAACCTCGCGAAGCTCTTGGGTGCCTAGCGGCGCGACTACGGATTAGCACCAAAACACAGTTCCGTGATGCCGTCCGCTAGACTGACGACGAATATTAGCCAGGGGAAAGTGTTCGTGGGGAAATTATGCCGGTAGTTATGCCTATTTACGGGACCCGGCCCGAAGCCATCAAGATGGCCCCGATCATCGCCGAGCTTCGAGCATCCGACACTTTGACCTGCTTCGTTACCGTCACCGGCCAGCACCGTTCCATGCTGGACCAGGTCAACACCCTTTTTGGTATTAGCCCGGACCATGACCTCAACATTTTTGAACCAGGACAGTCCCTTAACGACATCCTCGTGCGGACGATCAGCGGCCTGGACAAGCTTTTTGCGGTGAACCGTCCCGATGTGGTTCTCGTGCAGGGCGATACCACCACGTCCACGGCTGCAGCACTGGCTGCCTTCAACTGCGGAATCCCTGTGGTTCACGTTGAAGCCGGCCTCCGCAGCGGAAACCCGCTGTCTCCTTTCCCCGAAGAAGGCAACCGGAAGATCACCTCCCAGATAGCGAGTCTGCATCTAGCGCCAACGGAAACCAGCCGGGCGAACCTGCTGGCCGAAAACATTAACCCGGAAATCATTGTTGTCACGGGCAATACGGTTATTGATGCCCTGCTGGCCACCGTTCGGAAACAAGTTCCCTTCGCTGATCCGGGTCTTGAGACCTTGGCATCCTCCGGCCGGCGAATCCTGCTGGTCACAACCCACCGGCGCGAGAACCAGGGCGACGCCATGACCGGCATAGGCCGTGCGCTTGCCCGTATAGCTGCTGCCGAGCCCGACCTGACGATAGTCTTTCCTGCCCACGCTAACCCGGCTGTCCGCGACGCGGTGCTACC from Arthrobacter zhangbolii includes the following:
- a CDS encoding DAK2 domain-containing protein; this translates as MKRWLSNAEVSLGNHSDRLNAINIFPVADGDTGTNLYLTLCAATEAAAEADTADIGELLGLAGRAAMESARGNSGTLFSVFLTSMAEPLAGAVRLSAPLLGAALQRAQLRSWSVLSDPVPGTMLSVLEAAAHAASDSEAAITGDDSNAGLALTLRAMMDAALAAVVDTENQLDALTEARVVDAGGVGFLLILDALRAAALGEELQEELLDGLHGYDVQAPHIHAHMPRMEGVEVMCTINLSPLDAATLRLQLDEMGDSVIMSAVSPVEDGYRWRVHVHTPDAGATIDLLRRLGEPMNLSITELSADGHETRELPVITPNPDFPGFPGAGETSKAHGL
- the wecB gene encoding non-hydrolyzing UDP-N-acetylglucosamine 2-epimerase — translated: MPVVMPIYGTRPEAIKMAPIIAELRASDTLTCFVTVTGQHRSMLDQVNTLFGISPDHDLNIFEPGQSLNDILVRTISGLDKLFAVNRPDVVLVQGDTTTSTAAALAAFNCGIPVVHVEAGLRSGNPLSPFPEEGNRKITSQIASLHLAPTETSRANLLAENINPEIIVVTGNTVIDALLATVRKQVPFADPGLETLASSGRRILLVTTHRRENQGDAMTGIGRALARIAAAEPDLTIVFPAHANPAVRDAVLPPLEGLPNVLVTEPLEYGEFTRLLSLAHIVLSDSGGVQEEAPSLGTPVLVMRDNTERPEAVEAGVVKLIGTDEDRIVTEVDSLLHNADSYRSMSEPMNPYGDGTAAAQSVAAFLRLIAG